The Pseudomonas kermanshahensis genome includes a window with the following:
- a CDS encoding sulfite exporter TauE/SafE family protein, with the protein MDVGSFGFTLAGLVVGFIVGMTGVGGGSLMTPILLWFGINPATAVGTDLLYAAITKASGVWVHARNKNIDWKITGLLSLGSVPAAALTLWFLSTLHTDTSALNAIIKQGLAVVLILTALAILFKSRLQAFASRHAGDHYHLSDRSLNTLTVLTGVVLGVMVTLTSIGAGALGTVALFLLYPFLVTRRLVGTEIAHAVPLTLVAGLGHAGMGNMDWSLLGYLLLGSLPGIYMGSHLTGRISDRVLRPCLAAMLLLIGYKLAF; encoded by the coding sequence ATGGATGTAGGTTCTTTCGGTTTCACCCTTGCCGGGCTGGTCGTGGGTTTCATCGTCGGTATGACCGGCGTAGGTGGCGGCTCGCTGATGACCCCTATTCTTTTGTGGTTTGGCATCAACCCGGCCACTGCTGTCGGCACCGACCTGCTCTATGCCGCCATCACCAAGGCCAGTGGCGTCTGGGTGCATGCCCGCAACAAGAACATCGACTGGAAAATCACCGGCCTGCTGAGCCTGGGCAGCGTGCCCGCCGCCGCACTCACCCTGTGGTTCCTCAGCACCCTGCATACCGACACCTCGGCGCTCAACGCCATCATCAAACAAGGCCTGGCCGTGGTGTTGATCCTCACCGCACTGGCCATTCTGTTCAAATCGCGCCTGCAGGCATTCGCCAGCCGTCATGCCGGTGACCACTATCACCTCAGCGACCGCAGCCTGAACACGCTGACCGTGCTCACCGGCGTCGTGCTGGGCGTCATGGTCACCCTGACTTCCATCGGCGCTGGCGCATTGGGCACCGTGGCCTTGTTCCTGCTTTACCCGTTCCTGGTGACCCGCCGCCTGGTCGGCACCGAAATCGCCCACGCGGTACCGCTGACCTTGGTCGCGGGCCTGGGCCACGCCGGCATGGGCAACATGGACTGGTCGCTGTTGGGTTACCTGCTGCTCGGTTCGCTGCCGGGTATCTACATGGGCAGCCACCTTACCGGGCGGATTTCCGACCGCGTGCTGCGCCCGTGCCTGGCCGCGATGCTGTTGCTGATCGGCTACAAACTGGCCTTCTGA
- a CDS encoding DUF3325 domain-containing protein: MMMWVTGGMLFAYVGMLGLCQGLERHYKHVWNRPCPRGLRLGLRGAGWLALLVSLLLCAQAWGWAMGPVAWFGALSLAGMLLVMLLPYWPRLAVGLSAAVPVWGVMLLLA; encoded by the coding sequence ATGATGATGTGGGTTACAGGCGGTATGTTGTTTGCCTACGTCGGGATGCTCGGGTTGTGCCAGGGCTTGGAGCGGCATTACAAGCATGTCTGGAATCGGCCCTGCCCACGTGGCCTACGCCTGGGGTTGCGAGGGGCAGGGTGGCTGGCGCTGCTGGTCAGCCTGCTGCTGTGCGCCCAGGCCTGGGGTTGGGCCATGGGGCCGGTGGCGTGGTTCGGGGCGCTGTCGCTGGCAGGGATGCTGCTGGTGATGCTATTGCCCTACTGGCCGCGGCTGGCCGTCGGCTTGTCGGCGGCAGTGCCGGTGTGGGGTGTGATGTTGCTGCTGGCTTGA
- a CDS encoding iron transporter has translation MIQAPAWLQIFSRSTAALLGGYAFSYAASACLARLLPLSSADAVIVATLPAFVFYTGAILWSFASRDAVRAWAPLVLAAPLALIGFWPQALRWLA, from the coding sequence ATGATCCAAGCCCCCGCCTGGCTGCAGATCTTCTCCCGCAGCACCGCGGCGTTGCTGGGCGGTTATGCGTTCAGCTACGCCGCCAGTGCCTGCCTGGCCCGGTTGCTGCCGCTGTCGTCCGCCGACGCGGTCATTGTCGCGACCCTGCCAGCCTTCGTCTTCTACACCGGCGCAATCCTCTGGTCCTTTGCCAGCCGTGATGCCGTGCGTGCCTGGGCGCCGCTGGTGCTTGCTGCACCGCTGGCACTGATCGGCTTCTGGCCGCAGGCACTGAGGTGGCTGGCATGA
- a CDS encoding RidA family protein, which yields MSNDIQRFPSSLPFPFSRGVKAGGFLFLSGQVPMSAGGEVVRGDIQTQTRAACERIAESLEACGARFDQVVKATVWLSDMSHFAGFNEVYKEFFGAALPVRSTVASALALGVDVEIEVQAFIGQA from the coding sequence ATGAGCAATGATATCCAGCGTTTTCCCAGCAGCCTGCCATTTCCGTTTTCCCGTGGCGTAAAAGCCGGCGGCTTCCTGTTTCTGTCTGGCCAAGTACCGATGAGTGCCGGCGGCGAAGTGGTGCGGGGTGATATCCAGACCCAGACCCGCGCGGCCTGCGAACGCATCGCCGAGAGCCTGGAGGCGTGCGGGGCACGCTTCGATCAAGTGGTGAAAGCCACGGTGTGGCTGTCGGACATGAGCCACTTCGCCGGCTTCAACGAGGTTTACAAGGAATTCTTCGGCGCCGCCTTGCCGGTTCGTTCGACGGTGGCCTCGGCGTTGGCGCTGGGGGTGGATGTAGAGATCGAGGTGCAGGCGTTTATCGGCCAAGCGTAA
- a CDS encoding PACE efflux transporter, whose protein sequence is MQGLKRKLVYVTFYELIGLCMSTLGLAYLSDTQASHTGPLAVMITTIAMLWNLIYNTLFERWEARQAKRGRSVARRVAHAIGFQLTLVVYLIPLIAWWLDMSLVEAFLVDLAFIILVPCYTFAYNWAFDRLFGLPTSALATA, encoded by the coding sequence GTGCAGGGGCTCAAACGCAAACTGGTCTATGTGACTTTCTATGAACTGATCGGGTTGTGCATGTCCACCCTCGGGCTGGCGTATCTGTCAGACACCCAGGCTTCCCACACCGGGCCATTGGCCGTGATGATCACCACCATCGCGATGCTCTGGAACTTGATTTACAACACCCTGTTCGAGCGCTGGGAGGCCCGCCAGGCCAAACGCGGGCGCAGCGTGGCCCGGCGCGTGGCGCATGCCATCGGTTTTCAACTGACGTTGGTGGTGTACCTGATTCCGCTGATTGCCTGGTGGCTGGACATGAGCCTGGTCGAGGCGTTTCTGGTGGACCTGGCGTTCATCATCCTGGTGCCGTGCTACACCTTTGCCTACAACTGGGCATTCGACAGGCTCTTCGGCTTGCCCACCTCGGCGCTGGCCACTGCCTGA
- a CDS encoding NAD(P)/FAD-dependent oxidoreductase translates to MTPIYDTLIIGAGIAGASLGYRLAGQQRVLLLERESQPGYHSTGRSAAMFMEAYGTPQIQALTRASRAFYEAPPAGFCEHPLLEPRGCLYVASHEQQQLLEQTHAQNLANGTEVSLLDRDAALALVPSLRPEVVAGAVLEPGAMDLDVHALHQGFLRGYRAAGGELRCNAELAKARLLDGVWQVELSDGSCVQAHQLVNAAGAWADRVAEQCGVAPIGLQPCRRSAFTFPGPAEQDFARWPAVIGVDESFYFKPDAGQLLGSPANADPVEPQDAAPEELDVAVGIYNIEAMTTMTIRRPSHSWAGLRSFVADGDLVIGFDARMPAFFWLAAQGGYGIQSAAGASRLAADLLLGQPLCPSLVSQGVAPERLSPARFQQP, encoded by the coding sequence ATGACCCCGATCTACGACACCCTGATCATCGGCGCAGGCATTGCCGGCGCCTCCTTGGGTTATCGCCTGGCTGGCCAGCAACGGGTGCTGCTGCTCGAGCGCGAGTCACAGCCGGGCTATCACTCGACCGGGCGCTCGGCTGCCATGTTCATGGAGGCCTACGGCACGCCGCAGATTCAGGCACTGACCCGTGCCAGCCGAGCGTTTTACGAAGCGCCGCCCGCAGGCTTCTGCGAACACCCTTTGCTTGAGCCGCGCGGCTGCCTCTATGTCGCCAGCCATGAACAACAGCAACTGCTCGAACAGACCCATGCACAGAACCTGGCCAATGGCACCGAAGTCAGCCTGCTCGACCGCGACGCGGCGCTGGCGCTGGTGCCGAGCCTGCGGCCCGAGGTCGTAGCCGGCGCGGTGCTGGAGCCAGGCGCCATGGACTTGGACGTACACGCGCTGCACCAAGGGTTTTTGCGCGGCTATCGGGCTGCCGGGGGTGAACTGCGCTGCAACGCGGAATTGGCCAAGGCCCGCTTGCTCGATGGCGTGTGGCAGGTGGAATTGAGCGATGGCAGCTGTGTCCAGGCTCATCAACTGGTCAATGCGGCAGGTGCCTGGGCCGACCGCGTCGCCGAGCAATGCGGCGTGGCGCCCATCGGCCTGCAGCCGTGCCGCCGCAGCGCGTTTACTTTCCCCGGCCCCGCCGAGCAGGACTTCGCCCGCTGGCCAGCGGTTATAGGCGTTGACGAGAGCTTCTATTTCAAGCCCGACGCCGGGCAACTGCTCGGCTCGCCCGCCAACGCCGACCCGGTCGAACCCCAGGACGCCGCGCCCGAAGAGCTCGATGTGGCGGTGGGCATCTACAACATCGAAGCCATGACCACGATGACTATCCGCCGCCCAAGCCACAGTTGGGCCGGTTTGCGTTCGTTTGTTGCCGATGGCGACCTGGTGATTGGTTTTGATGCACGCATGCCTGCGTTTTTCTGGCTGGCGGCGCAAGGTGGCTATGGCATCCAGTCGGCAGCAGGTGCTTCGCGCCTGGCAGCTGACCTGCTGCTTGGCCAGCCGCTGTGCCCTAGCCTTGTCAGCCAGGGGGTGGCGCCTGAACGCCTGTCCCCGGCACGTTTCCAGCAACCGTGA
- a CDS encoding helix-turn-helix domain-containing protein: MPDDRPDALPLLDRAAVGRRLRQVRKARQLTLKQLSEASGVPVSTLSKMELAQVSVSYEKLAAAARALNVDIAQLFRASGTADTPVPVTVVVDSLAAVAGYATGTYDYHPIAGAFPERRMTPAYARIIARERGQFDDFIRHPGQEFALVLSGRVRIEFETGEAVSIGPQETAYFNSQVGHIYLSESEDGADAQVMVVMTDR; encoded by the coding sequence ATGCCCGATGACCGTCCCGATGCACTGCCCTTGCTAGACCGCGCCGCCGTCGGCAGGCGCCTGCGCCAAGTGCGCAAGGCGCGCCAGCTGACCCTCAAGCAATTGTCCGAAGCCAGCGGCGTGCCGGTGTCGACCTTGTCGAAAATGGAGCTTGCCCAGGTCTCGGTAAGTTATGAAAAACTGGCCGCCGCTGCCCGCGCGCTGAATGTCGATATCGCGCAGCTGTTCCGTGCCAGCGGCACGGCCGATACGCCGGTGCCGGTCACCGTGGTGGTGGACTCACTGGCCGCGGTGGCAGGCTACGCGACGGGTACCTACGACTACCACCCGATCGCCGGTGCATTCCCCGAGCGGCGCATGACACCCGCCTATGCCCGCATCATCGCCCGCGAGCGCGGGCAGTTCGACGACTTTATCCGCCACCCAGGCCAAGAGTTCGCACTGGTGCTCAGCGGGCGTGTGCGCATCGAGTTCGAGACGGGTGAAGCCGTCAGCATCGGCCCGCAAGAGACGGCCTACTTCAATAGCCAGGTGGGGCATATCTACCTGTCGGAAAGCGAAGACGGCGCTGATGCGCAGGTGATGGTGGTCATGACGGACCGCTGA
- a CDS encoding PepSY-associated TM helix domain-containing protein, translating to MKNTFTQSMAWLHTWAGLIFGWLLFTIFVTGTLAVFDKELDHWMQPEVPATEVSQADAARRAVAYLQAHEPKAGNWGISLPTERSPGLRVSTGERRHGGGVQLDPRTGEAIEVRDSVGGNFFFRFHFTLDLPRNWGIFVVGALALVMLAALVTGIVIHKKIFKEFFTFRPNKGQRSWLDFHNASAVLLLPFHLMITYTGLVIFMLIYIPAGIDALFEGNSRAYFQAQGNARLEQPRQLARQPGELVDVAPLLAQAEARLGPIGGLNIRNPNTAGARIEIRPELGNRIALAKGQAMVFDGVSGELLSDVPEWRAAPLTQRVMVGLHFAQFGGYPMRWLYFICGVVSCVMIASGLVLFCVKRGRKYASATAQPSARRWYRVAEVCNVGFVSGLLLACVALLWASRLLPVELVQRESWEVRAFFGTWLLALLHAGVRPARRAWVEQLLLVALLCISLAALGGMADAMRLGVVACAMVLGVLLGLVAWRVRQAASAPQKIRAGRSVEAGA from the coding sequence ATGAAGAATACCTTCACTCAATCGATGGCCTGGTTGCACACCTGGGCCGGGCTGATTTTCGGCTGGCTGCTGTTTACCATCTTCGTCACCGGCACCCTGGCGGTGTTCGACAAGGAGCTCGATCACTGGATGCAGCCGGAGGTCCCGGCAACCGAGGTGTCCCAGGCCGACGCCGCGCGGCGGGCCGTTGCCTATCTGCAAGCCCACGAACCGAAGGCCGGCAACTGGGGCATCAGCCTGCCCACCGAGCGTTCGCCCGGGTTGCGGGTATCAACCGGCGAGCGTCGCCATGGCGGTGGCGTGCAGCTCGACCCGCGTACCGGCGAGGCCATCGAGGTGCGTGACAGTGTTGGCGGCAACTTCTTTTTCCGCTTCCATTTCACCCTCGACTTGCCGCGCAACTGGGGCATCTTCGTGGTCGGTGCGCTGGCGTTGGTGATGCTGGCGGCACTGGTCACGGGCATCGTGATCCACAAGAAGATCTTCAAGGAGTTCTTCACCTTCCGGCCCAACAAGGGCCAGCGCTCATGGCTGGACTTTCACAATGCCAGCGCCGTGCTGTTGCTGCCGTTCCACCTGATGATCACCTACACCGGTTTGGTGATCTTCATGCTCATCTACATCCCGGCAGGGATTGATGCATTGTTCGAAGGCAACAGTCGCGCGTATTTCCAGGCGCAGGGCAATGCCCGCCTGGAGCAGCCACGGCAACTGGCCAGGCAGCCGGGCGAGCTGGTCGATGTGGCGCCGTTGCTGGCCCAGGCTGAGGCGCGGCTGGGGCCGATTGGCGGTTTGAACATCCGCAACCCCAACACCGCAGGCGCGCGTATTGAAATCCGCCCTGAGCTAGGCAACCGGATCGCCCTCGCCAAAGGCCAAGCGATGGTCTTCGATGGCGTCAGCGGCGAGCTGCTTAGCGATGTGCCTGAGTGGCGTGCGGCCCCGCTGACCCAGCGGGTGATGGTCGGTTTGCACTTTGCCCAGTTCGGCGGCTACCCGATGCGTTGGCTGTACTTCATTTGCGGGGTGGTCAGTTGCGTAATGATCGCCAGTGGGCTGGTGCTGTTCTGCGTCAAGCGTGGGCGCAAATATGCCAGCGCCACGGCGCAGCCTTCGGCGCGGCGCTGGTACCGGGTAGCCGAAGTGTGCAATGTCGGCTTCGTCAGCGGGTTGTTACTGGCCTGCGTGGCCCTGCTGTGGGCCAGCCGCTTGTTGCCGGTTGAGCTCGTGCAACGGGAAAGCTGGGAGGTGCGCGCGTTCTTTGGCACGTGGCTGCTGGCGCTGCTGCACGCGGGGGTGAGGCCGGCACGGCGCGCCTGGGTCGAGCAATTGCTGTTGGTGGCGCTGCTGTGCATCAGCTTGGCCGCGTTGGGTGGCATGGCTGACGCGATGCGCCTGGGTGTGGTGGCGTGTGCGATGGTGTTGGGCGTGTTGCTGGGGCTGGTGGCTTGGCGGGTACGTCAGGCTGCGTCGGCGCCGCAGAAGATCAGGGCAGGGCGAAGCGTGGAGGCGGGCGCATGA
- a CDS encoding LysR family transcriptional regulator, translated as MNFSSDNIQLFLAVLDRGSFSAAARALHRVPSAVSMAIGNLEAELGYSLFERGPREVRATAQALALEPHARLIAEQLGLLQVHALELSQGLESSLTIAVVPDVDHRPLLGAIAQLGERYPLLDIALLSAPQEEALHLLDSGRADLCVAFAGLQVDARRGFQYIGMESLVATLSPTHPALLDARIHYLEDLINVRQILVRSRDLPLTDPRALIGATHWSTDSFDVALQMVEAGLGWGDLPLSRIAPLLAAGRLVRLEFRNTRNELQLPVHILWRKQHPLRQAARLLIEQLCKR; from the coding sequence ATGAACTTTTCCAGCGACAATATTCAGCTGTTTCTCGCCGTGCTCGACCGCGGTTCGTTCTCCGCTGCCGCACGCGCCCTGCACCGGGTGCCGTCGGCCGTGAGCATGGCCATCGGTAACCTTGAGGCAGAGCTTGGCTACAGCCTGTTCGAACGCGGCCCGCGCGAAGTGCGGGCGACGGCCCAGGCCTTGGCCCTGGAACCCCACGCCAGGTTGATCGCCGAACAACTCGGGCTGCTGCAGGTGCATGCCCTGGAGTTGTCCCAGGGGCTTGAGAGCAGCCTGACCATCGCAGTGGTCCCCGACGTCGACCATCGCCCGCTGTTAGGCGCCATCGCCCAGCTCGGTGAGCGCTACCCGCTGCTGGACATCGCGCTGCTCAGCGCCCCCCAGGAAGAAGCCCTGCACTTGCTCGACAGTGGCCGCGCCGACCTCTGCGTGGCCTTCGCCGGCCTGCAGGTCGATGCCCGTCGCGGCTTTCAGTACATCGGCATGGAGTCGCTGGTGGCTACCCTGTCACCCACCCATCCGGCGCTGCTCGACGCACGCATTCACTACCTTGAAGACCTGATCAATGTGCGCCAGATCCTGGTGCGCAGCCGCGACCTGCCGCTGACCGACCCGCGCGCCCTGATCGGGGCCACGCACTGGTCCACCGACAGCTTCGACGTCGCCCTGCAGATGGTCGAGGCCGGCCTGGGCTGGGGTGACCTGCCGCTTTCGCGCATTGCACCGCTGTTGGCGGCCGGGCGGCTGGTGCGGCTAGAGTTTCGCAATACCCGTAATGAACTGCAGTTGCCCGTGCACATCCTGTGGCGCAAGCAGCACCCGCTGCGCCAGGCAGCGCGGCTGTTGATCGAGCAGCTGTGTAAACGCTGA
- a CDS encoding histidine phosphatase family protein, with the protein MKAVRLTLVCHALTHAQKTGCLPRPEDGILALEQPPVSAGPAVQVLSAPERRACETAAFLSAQARVEPALADCDLGCWQGLSLKQLQAAHPQALSEWLENPDSTPHGGESFAQLCQRVAVWLAAFDTPGEWLAVTHPMVIRAVLVQLLGCPMSAHQRIDVLPLSRLELSFAGQWRLRLG; encoded by the coding sequence GTGAAAGCCGTTCGCCTGACCCTCGTTTGCCATGCCCTGACCCACGCGCAGAAGACCGGCTGCCTGCCCCGGCCGGAGGACGGCATCCTGGCGCTTGAGCAACCGCCCGTGTCAGCTGGGCCTGCCGTGCAGGTGCTGAGTGCGCCGGAGCGGCGGGCCTGCGAGACTGCGGCATTTTTATCGGCGCAAGCACGGGTCGAACCGGCATTGGCGGATTGCGACCTGGGGTGTTGGCAAGGCTTGTCGCTCAAGCAGTTGCAGGCAGCCCATCCACAGGCGTTGTCCGAATGGCTGGAAAACCCCGACAGCACACCGCATGGCGGCGAATCGTTCGCCCAGCTGTGCCAGCGCGTAGCGGTTTGGCTGGCGGCGTTCGACACGCCGGGTGAATGGCTGGCGGTGACTCACCCCATGGTCATCCGCGCCGTACTGGTCCAGCTATTGGGGTGTCCGATGAGCGCCCATCAGCGCATTGATGTGCTGCCGCTATCGCGCCTTGAACTCAGCTTCGCCGGGCAGTGGCGTCTGCGTCTGGGTTGA
- the mcpA gene encoding methyl-accepting chemotaxis protein McpA, producing MNLKFRHKILLSACGVVVLAFALFTLYNDYLQRNTIRQNIESSVQQSGALTASSVQNWMSGRILVLENLAQDIGQQGAGDTLNGLVEQPSYTRNFLFTYLGQANGAFTQRPDAQMPAGYDPRQRPWYSTAASAGQTVLTAPYQGAVGGLMVTIATPVKGKGNGELIGVVGGDVTLDTLVEIINSVDFGGIGHAFLADSNGQVIVSPDKDQVMKNLKDIYPGSGLRVASGMQDVTLNGQDRLISFAPVNGLPSAQWYIGLSIDKDKAYAALSQFRTSAIIAMLIAVAAIAGLLGLLIPVLMQPLTTMGRAMRDIAEGEGDLTRRLAVQNKDEFGELAMSFNRFVERIHASISEVSSATRLVHDLSEKVVNASNASIIGSEEQSMRTNSVAAAINELGAATQEIARNAADASQHASGASEQAHGGREVVEEAISAMTALSQRISESCAQIETLNASTDEIGKILDVIKGISQQTNLLALNAAIEAARAGEAGRGFAVVADEVRNLAHRTQESAEEIHRMITSLQVGSREAVHTMNTSQVSSEQTVQVANQAGVRLASVTQRIGEIDGMNQSVATATEEQTAVVESLNLDITQINALNQQGVENLNETLLHCDQLAQQAGRLKQLVGSFRI from the coding sequence ATGAACCTGAAATTTCGCCACAAGATCCTGCTCAGCGCGTGCGGCGTCGTGGTCCTGGCTTTTGCCCTGTTCACCCTCTACAACGACTACCTGCAACGCAACACCATTCGCCAGAATATCGAGTCCTCGGTGCAGCAATCCGGCGCACTGACCGCCAGCAGTGTGCAGAACTGGATGAGCGGGCGCATCCTGGTGCTGGAAAACCTGGCCCAGGACATTGGCCAGCAAGGCGCCGGTGATACCCTGAACGGCCTGGTCGAGCAGCCGTCCTATACGCGCAATTTCCTGTTCACCTACCTGGGCCAGGCCAACGGTGCATTCACCCAGCGCCCAGACGCGCAGATGCCCGCTGGTTACGACCCCCGCCAACGCCCGTGGTACAGCACCGCGGCAAGCGCCGGGCAGACCGTTTTGACCGCACCTTACCAAGGCGCCGTCGGCGGCCTGATGGTCACCATCGCCACCCCCGTGAAGGGCAAAGGCAACGGTGAACTGATCGGTGTGGTCGGCGGCGACGTGACCCTCGACACCTTGGTCGAAATCATCAACTCGGTCGATTTCGGCGGCATCGGCCATGCCTTCCTTGCTGACAGCAATGGCCAGGTCATCGTCAGCCCGGACAAAGACCAGGTGATGAAAAACCTCAAGGACATCTACCCCGGCAGTGGCCTGCGCGTCGCCTCGGGCATGCAGGATGTCACCCTCAATGGCCAGGACCGCCTGATCTCCTTTGCCCCGGTCAACGGCCTGCCGTCGGCCCAGTGGTACATCGGCCTGTCGATCGACAAGGACAAGGCCTACGCCGCCCTTAGCCAATTCCGCACCTCGGCGATCATCGCCATGCTCATCGCCGTGGCCGCCATCGCCGGCCTGCTGGGCTTGTTGATCCCGGTGCTGATGCAACCGCTGACCACCATGGGCCGTGCCATGCGCGACATCGCTGAAGGTGAAGGTGACCTCACCCGCCGCCTGGCCGTGCAGAACAAGGACGAGTTCGGCGAACTGGCGATGTCGTTCAACCGGTTCGTTGAACGCATCCATGCCTCGATCAGTGAAGTGTCGTCGGCTACGCGGCTGGTGCATGACCTGTCGGAAAAGGTCGTCAACGCCTCCAACGCTTCGATCATCGGCTCCGAAGAACAGAGCATGCGCACCAACAGTGTGGCGGCAGCCATCAACGAGCTGGGCGCTGCCACCCAGGAGATCGCGCGCAACGCCGCCGACGCCTCGCAGCATGCCAGCGGCGCCAGCGAGCAGGCCCACGGTGGCCGCGAAGTGGTCGAGGAAGCGATCAGTGCCATGACCGCCCTGTCGCAGCGCATCAGCGAATCGTGCGCGCAGATTGAAACGCTCAACGCCAGCACCGACGAAATCGGCAAGATTCTCGATGTGATCAAAGGCATTTCCCAGCAGACCAACCTGCTGGCGCTCAACGCCGCCATCGAAGCCGCGCGTGCCGGTGAAGCCGGCCGTGGCTTCGCCGTGGTCGCCGACGAGGTGCGCAACCTGGCGCACCGCACCCAGGAGTCGGCCGAAGAGATCCATCGCATGATCACCAGCCTGCAAGTGGGCTCGCGCGAGGCGGTGCACACCATGAACACCAGCCAGGTCTCCAGCGAACAGACCGTGCAAGTGGCCAACCAGGCCGGTGTGCGCCTGGCCAGCGTGACCCAGCGCATTGGCGAGATCGATGGCATGAACCAGTCGGTGGCCACTGCCACTGAAGAGCAGACTGCCGTGGTCGAGAGCCTCAACCTGGACATCACCCAGATCAACGCCCTCAACCAGCAAGGCGTCGAGAACCTGAACGAGACACTGCTGCACTGCGATCAGTTGGCCCAACAGGCTGGCCGATTGAAGCAGCTGGTGGGCAGCTTCAGAATCTAA